The Paenibacillus sp. BIC5C1 DNA segment TATTGTGGATAGATATCAACGACATAATCAAGGCTTGCTTGTTTGGCCAGTTCGATAAGTCGAGTGGTCATATCGTAGTCATAGGGTCCGGACGAATCCTTGGCACAGATGGATACATCCGTCTCCTTGCAGCTCAGGTCGTCACCCATTGCGCCCATGTCTACAGCAATTAATTCGCTAATTTCCGCAGGGATGTAAGATGCGCCGTGTCCAACTTCTTCGTAGTTTGAGATGAGCAGCGAAACGTTATGTAGTGGTTTCCAGTTTTCGCGATGTGCAGATTCCAGGATACCGAACAAGGCAGCTACGCTGGCTTTATCATCAAGGTGACGCGATTTGATATATCCGCTGGGTGTAATGACCGCACGGGCATCGAAGGAAATAAAGTCCCCTACAGAGATACCCAATGCCAAAACATCTTCCTTGGAAGAGACCACTTCATCGATACGCACTTCCATATGGCTCTCGCTTCGCTCAAACGTACGTGCATCCGGATAGACGTGCACAGAAGGGTGCAGGGATAGGATGGTTCCTGTATAGGTCTTTCCATCACGTGTATGGATGGAGCAATACTCATTCTCAATACTGTTCATCGTAAATCCACCGACAGAGGTGAGCTTCAGTGTGCCGTAGGAAGTGATGGAACGCACCATGGCTCCCAATGTATCCACATGTGCGCTCAGTCCGATCGTTCTGGAAGAATCCTGTCCAGGCAATGTGAGTACAGCTCCGCCTTTGTTGTTCAATTCAAAAGCAACATGAAGTGATTCAGCTTCCTTGCGGATCATCTCAATAATATCTTTGGTATAGCCACTAGGGCTGGGAGTATCAAGTAACTTTTTCAGAAAAGACAGGACATAGGATTCGTCAATGGTAAAACTCATATGGGAATTTCCTCCTCGTTAATGAATGTACAGAAAGTTGTTCTTAAAACAGAATACAGCCTGTCTGGCAGAATGTACAATCCCATTCTTGATAGCCAGCAGGCTGCCTCTGATGTGTTACAGCGTACCCGAAGGATTTCCTTTTCGTTGACTCTGAATGGAATCGGACTCAGCAGAAGCGTTGTCCGAATCGATCGTTCCGAATGTATCCATCGATTTAAACGAATCCAGAGAAGAGGTAGAGCTGCTTGCTGCGGAGCTTTCCAACTCGGATACACGCAGCTTCAATTGTTTGTTCTCGCGTTGCAGTCGATATTGGCGGAAGATGCCATAAGACCCTACAATGATTCCACCGATTAGGGTGCAGCCAAGAATGAGCAGAATCAGCGGGATTTGAACCGTGTTAAATAGCAGGTTGACTTGTACGGAATCCACATTAATGACCGCAAAAATTCCGGTAAGTAATGCAAAAACGAGACCTGCGATGAGTGCCCATTGCATTTTCATGGTGGTGCCTCCTTGTTGAACAATTCAGGACTATGTAAGCAATTACCCTAATTCATGAAGCTTGCATCTTGCTTGATTATAAAATCCCTTGCCCGAATGGGCAAGGGATACAGGTCACATGGACGAGAAAGCAACCTTATTTCGTTAGTTGTTCCATTTGCTCAATCAGTTCCTTGAACACACTCATAGCTTCGCGAATCGGCTCTGGCGTAGACATATCCACTCCTGCTTTTTTCAGGATGTTGATGGAATAGTCACTGCCACCGCTCTTAAGGAATCCAAGATACCGGTCCACGGCAGGTTGCCCTTCTTCCAGAATTTGCTTGGAAAAACTGGTCGCTGCTGAGAAGCCGGTCGCATATTTGTACACGTAGAAGCTGTTATAGAAGTGGGGAATACGCGCCCATTCCATTTCAATATCTTTGTCCACAACCATACTGTCTCCATGGTATTTGACATTAAGGTCATAATAAATCTCGGAAAGTAGCTGAGGTGTGAGAGCTTCACCCTGTTCAGCACGCTCGTGAATGATTTTTTCGAATTCTGCAAACATCGTTTGACGGAAGACCGTGGTACGGAACTGATCTGCATAATACGTCAGCAAGTATAGCTTTTCCTTCGGATCTGTCGATTTATTGAGCAGATAATCCATCAACAAGGCTTCATTCGTTGTAGATGCAACCTCAGCCAGGAAAATGCTGTACTGTGCATCACGATACGGAAGTGTAGTGTCTGAATAGTGGGAATGCAGTGCGTGGCCCATTTCATGTGCCAGTGTAAACATGCTATTCAGGTTATCTTTGTGATTCAACAAGACGTAAGGGTGTGTGCCGTATGCTCCCCAGCTGTATGCGCCTGAACGTTTATTCTCATTTTCGTATACATCAATCCAGCGATCATCGTAACCGGCCTGCAATGCGTCTGCATAATCCTTGCCAAGCGGCTTCAAGCCATCTTTAACCGTTTGTTTTGCTTCCTCGTAGGTAATGTCCATTTTGTATTCATCCACCAGTGGAGCGAAAAGGTCATACATATGCAACTTATCTACGCCGAGCAATTTTTTGCGCAGGTCCATATAACGGTGTAAGAGCGGAAGGCTCTCATGAATCGTATCCACAAGATTGGTATAGACATCCTTCGGAATGTTGTCGCCATAAAGGGACATCTCCATGACGGAAGGGTATTTCCGAACATCGGCATAAAACATGTTTTTAGTTACGTTAGCGTTCAGAGCTGCAGCAATGGTGTTCTTTTGCTTGCCATAGGTTTCATACACCGCTTTGAAGGCACGTTCGCGAACTTCCCGATTCGGATTTTCCAAGAACTGAATATAGCTGCCATGAGTCAGTTCCACTTCGTTTCCATGCTCATCCTTAATTTTCGGGAACTTGAGATCGGCGTTGTTCAACATGCTAAAGATGGTCTGTGGTGCCTGGGACAGGTTGCCCACCTGTGCGAGCAATGCTTCCTCGGCTTGGCTCAGTACATGAGCCTTTTCGCGTTTCATCTCTTCCAATGTGAACTTATAGGCAGAGAGTTTCTCGTTGGAGATGAGGGCATCCAACTGATCATCCGGAAGGGACAAGATTTCGGGTGTAACATAAGATAGTGCTTCACCAACCTGCACGCTTAACTTTTGTGCTTTTTGGGACAGGTTTTGATATGTAGGATTAGCTGTGTCTTCATCTTGATGCATCCGTGCATACACAAAGAGGCGTTCGGTTTTGAGACTGATCTCATCTTCGAGTTCAAAACAGCTTTTGAGTGTCTCAGGTTTGTTCAGTTTGCCTTGGAATTCGGAGGCTTTCTTAGTCAAAGACGATACTTCTTCATATTCCTGATCCCAAGCTTTCTGATCGGCGAATAGATCTTCCAGTTTCCAGGTTTGTTCAGTAGGTACCTCGGAACGTTTCAATAGTTGACTCATGGGAATCCTCCTTTGATGAAGTGATGAATATATAGACGAAGCTGCCTTCGTCCCACTCGCTTGTGCGGAGAGAGACGAAGGAATCAGACTAAGTACCAGCAGAATGAACAGCGATTTGCGGTATTTCAACGGCCTTCCTCCTCACTATACGAATAATCCCGTATAGTATGACCTGAGGGGCATTGAAATATTTGAAGAAGCTAGGCTCCCATATTGACCAAAAAGTAAACGATCAGGAAAAATGCGAAACAAATCAGCAGGGTGGCAATCAGAGCCATGCCCCGTCTTAGACGATCCGGGATGGAGTTGCGTCCCAGAATCAGCACGATTCCTAAGGAAAAAGCAAGAATAATAAAGATGACGACATTGCTTGAGTCAAGCTGCATAGGCTAGACTCCTTTGAAGGCAGCCATCAGTTGACGCCATTCGTCCTCTCGGTTCTCGAAATCTTCTTTCGGGAAGCGGCGTTCAGCCCAATGCATCAACGCAGGACGACTGAGGAAGGTATGGCATTCTTCGCCCCATTCTTCCGAGATTTCACGAAGCACCAGATATTTGCCTTGAACTTCTACGGTCATCATATTCCACTTGTCTGTTTTGTATATTTCATGTTTTTTTATCATAGGTAGTCTCCAAACTAACGGTTTTGGTAAAATGATACCGTACCCTTGGATTCAAAGCAAATTTTTTCGACTTTTATGGAAAAGATAAATTGCAATGTAGAAGGTCATACAGTATAATGAGGGTATTCGCCATAGATGGCGATATTTTTAGGAGGTTGTTCATTTGAAAGGTACAGTTAAATGGTTTAACGCAGAAAAAGGCTATGGCTTTATTTCAGTTGAAGGCGGCGAGGACGTATTCGTACATTTCTCCGCAATCCAAGGCGACGGCTTTAAAACATTGGAAGAAGGTCAAGCGGTAGAATTCGAAATCACTGATGGAAACCGTGGTCCTCAAGCAGCTAACGTAAACAAATTGTAAGAATATTTCCGGTCATACGGATTTCTTATAAATGATTGGCTTCTAGCTGAATATACGAACCCAAGCACAGTCCCCCCCATGGGAGACTGTGCTTTTTTTGATACGTTTTGATATGTTGAGTTCCATAAGGGAAATCACTTTTTGGATGCTTATGCGCGGCTAGTCATGCTTGACCAAAGTTTCATGCAAAATCCAACAAGTGCGGCCAGGGAAAACGCCATCGCAGTGAGATAGAAGGTGTTTCTGTTGGTGTGCTCCAGCAGCAATCCTCCCAGCGTTCCGCTGAGCAGACCGGAAGCGCTGGACCACACAATAGTGAACAGGGCCATACCAGTGGCACGATAACCATCCGGGACAAGGCGGGTAATATAACGGACTGCAGTCACGTAGAAGATGCCAAAGGTCACGCTGTGCATCGTCTGAATGGCAACGACCGCTGCGGGTGTATCCGAGATGGACATCAGAAATAAGCGAATCGTATACATCAGCGCAGCGATCGTCAGCAAAGGAAGTTCTTTGTAGCGATTGCCGTATCTGCTTAGCAGCAAAAACACTGGAATCTCACTGACCGAAGAGATTAACAGGGACCACCCGATCAGTCCTTCACTGGCACCTAGGTCTTTCAGCGTAATGGTGAGAAAAGCTTCATTCATCCGGTGACCCAGAGCGAGCAGGAAAACGCAGCCGAAAAAGGTGAGAACATCCCTTCTTTTCAAGATGGACCATAGTCCCGAAAGATCCATTTTAGTGCTGTTGCCCGAAGGCTGATCTTTTAATCGAAAACCGATCAGGAGAGTAGTCGCCGCCAGTGCGATACATACCCACATCGTCCATCCCGGTCCGAAAGATCCGAGAAAATATCCAATGCTTAACGCAAAGAACGCATATCCAATCGAGCCAAATACACGAATGGAAGTGAAATTTCGTCCATACTTGCTTGCGGTTGTAATCGCCATCGTATCCGAAAGTGGATAAACCGGGTAGTAGAAAAAGTAAAACAGGGTCACCAGTACAAACACCTGACCAAAGGTTGTGGCATTGGCAAGCATGACACCAGTGATCAGTTGCCCGGCAAGCAGGATGATCATCACTTTGCGCACGGTTTTGTATCGGTCACTCGCCATACTCCAGAACATATTGGAGAATACGGAGACGAGAGGACCAATTCCGTAGAGGTAACCGATTTCAGCCCGACTGAATCCCAGATGACTGAAATAAAGCTGGAAATACGATACCACCAGAACGGTGGAACCGAAGATGGTGAACATGAGTGCCCGCAGCCAGTTTTGATCTGGCCGGGCGGTATGACTTGATTTCATGATGAAAGGCTCCATTCTTGATTACAGTTCAAATTTATTATCCCTTGAGGGAAGATGATTTCCCCGATGAGTGTACAGACATGCTAGGTTCCTTCTGCGTACGCCGGATGACAAGCCAGACAATGACAAGCTCGGCAAGCAGGCCGAGGGATTGAGCCACTGCACCGATCATGCCGTTCCACGCAGGGAATATGCTGACCAGTATGAGCAGAACAATCACCGTACATATGGCATTGGCCGTCTGGGAGCGAAACATCGTTTTGGTCTGTCCGCGAAGAAGAATCAAACCATTGCTGAAGTCGAGAAAAGGTGAAATCAGCGGAAAGAGTACAAACGCACGCAGTGTCCACAAACTTTGCTGTAGCAGATTGCCCTGAACGCTCATTACATTTTCCAATACCCACGGTCCAAGTGGGGTGTAGGCAATCGATACGGTCATGGCAAAAGGAACAAATCCGGTGACCAGTGCGAACTTCTTCACCAGTTTGGCATCAACAAGATAGAAATTCAGCACGATTTGGTGGATGTATGTAAAAAAGCTTAGCATCAGCTGCATCAGACTACTTGCAACGGCAAAGGAAGAGATGGCCAGAGCAATCCCGGTCGTTTTGCCAAGTACGATATTAATGACGGGTCCGATAAACAGGGCCACAAAACTGGATAATAACAGCGGTTTGTAAAAGCGAAAGACGTCTGCCTTGTTTTCAACAGGATGATCTTCCAGCTTGGCTGGCATCTTGCGTTTGATGCTGTTACCTTCAAGAAAACTGACCAAAGCCTCAATCATCATACCTGCGGCAAAAATGATAGCGCCTACACGTCCGCTGTCAATGCTGTCAGTATATATGAAATACAAGGATAGGCCATACATGCCAGCAAGGCGAAATAACATGCCGATTGTCAGCCATTTCGTACGGTTATTCGTAATAATGATGCCCTGATAGATATTGCGGATGACCGAAAAGATGCTGACATACATGAGAATCTCGTAGACGTCGATTACTTTGGATAACAGATCCGGGCTTACGCCAAACAGATATTTGAATACACCTGTACCAATGGGAGAATATACGATGAGAAATCCGATCAGAAGTACACAAGCGAGAAAGATTTTGGTCACAAACGTGAGGGCCTGAAAGGAAAGGCGGTCCCGAACCAGCGCCGAACAGGTTTGACGCAGTAGGGTTGAAGGGCGCTCGGTGAGGGTTAGCAGGCTACCAGCGATCGCGTAGCTGGCAATGACCGTCTCGGGATGAGCGGAACGTGCGAGTGTACTGTTAATGATTACATGAGAAATGGTAACAAGAGAAGCGGAAATGCCGAGCGGCACAAAAAAAGCAAATAACCGTCTCCACGAGAGCGGTTCACTAGACGTCATGTCAACGACTCCTTTGATGGATGAATTAAGGTAAGTATAAGATGATGCTTACATAAAAGAGATGCCCGCCAGCAATTGAATGCCAGCGGGTCAAAAAGGTTCCGATACTTTTGAAAGATTATAGACATTATATTCTTGTAGGGAGTTGATGTAAATAGATGGGATTAGCTTTTCAGACGATAGTGGATCATCATATAGCTGCCATTTAACACAAAAAACAGCAAAATGTTTGGAAGAATCGCGTAGTCTCCCCAGTTTACAGGAAAGGCGGGTCTTGTTGCTAACGCTGAAATTATCAACACAACTAAGACATGAATAGCCAAAGTACCAATCCGGATGTCTTTTAGCGTATCTTTTAATCCAATCAAATTTCCAGACATGATAATAAGTTCCATTAGTATGACACCCGCCACTGCACCTTTAAGGTGAAATTCGTCGAGAGGAATCAGGAAGTAGTGGGAGAGGGAAGCCGCAGTAATGCCGATTGCCGTTCCGATCAGACTGACTCTTTTGTTATCCTGTGCCCATAATATACTAGTGGAAATTTCCCGAAGTCCGACAAGCAGAGGGATGATGCTTAACCAGCGAATCAGCTCTGCGACTTGTGTAGAATGGAACATGAGCTGTGCTAGGTCGCGGTTGAAAATCCATAAAAAGGAGCTGGAGGTCAGTCCCCAAATCCACACTATTTCCATGGTTAGTCGGCTTTTCTTGGCAAAATAATTATAACGAAGCTCCTTCCAGGAGAGAGCCAGCTTCATGGTCAGGGTATGTGATATGGCCGCGGTTACGATGGTAGGCATATACACTACCAGCATGGCCATACCCATAAGAAGACCGTACATTGCAGTGGCTTGTGTGGAGGTATAGCCAGCGGTTTGCAATCGAGAAGGGATAATGACCGCATCAAGCATATCGGAGAACGGAATCAGTAGCCGTGTGAGGGAAATGACTATGGAGCTCTTAATAAACCAAGAGCCGTCCGATCTCTCTATGGGAACACAATCTATTTCATTCTTTTGACCGGTATGGCGCAAGAAAAGAAGCAGCATAACAAAAGCGACAATCCCGCCCATTGCTGTTCCAATCAAACTTCTCCCCACTGCATACATTACACCTTCAGAAAGCCACAGCCATGTGATACCTAGCATCAGACCGATCCGAACCGCTTGCTCCATTACCTCGGAGACAGCAATGGCGCCGTAATATTCAAGACCTTGCATATACCCCCGCAGCAGGCTTAGAAGAGGTACGACGAGTATAGCAAGGGACAATGAGCGCAAAAACGGCTCCAGAACTGGATTACCTAACCATGTGGAAATGGTTGAGGAATAGGCGAGGGTAAGTAAACTGAGGATTGCACCAATAAGCGAGAGCATGATTGACAATCGCTTGAACCAGAACCAGCCATTTGCTGGCTGTCTGGCGGTGTACATACCCAGGGAGGTAGGAATCCCTCCTGTTATTAGCATAAGTATGAAGCCAAAATAGGAATAGGCGATCTGAAATAATCCTATACCTTCAGGCCCCGCCATGCGGGTAAGGATGATACGTCCGGTCAGACCTATCACTTTGACCAGAGAGACAGCACCGATACGAATACCCGTCTGCTTGAGACCGGGAGGGATGTTCATCCAGTTCACTCCATCCAACACAAACACATCTTGTCCAACATTTATATGAGCAAAGGAGGGCAAGTATGTGTGTTGTGCTGCGATCAGTCCCGAATATGAATGAGGATATACTTTGTTTTATTGTCCCAGCCCAAGTCAAACGGCGCCTGAAATCGGTCGGCAGTGTGGGAATTGACGAGAGGATAGCCGCGTTGATCGAATCCGGTAACTATGGAGAAATGGTCTACATCGTTATGCATGACATGGGCGATCAGATCGCCAGCCGCGAGTTCGCCTATTGACCCGTGGGGGTGAGTCTCTGTTTTTTCCACCAGCTTCGAAAAAGATTCTGTCGCGATTCGTTTCCCATACCCGGAATACAGAATGAAATTTTTGAATGCATCCGTTTGTACCCATGTTCTGGTGCCACCCTTGGGAAAATGGTATCTCCACGCGCCTTTCATCGGTAACCCGCCGCCTTCCGCCTGGTCTCCAAGAGCCTGGGAAGCAAAATTGGTACAGTCGCCCCCGAGATTATTGTAATTTTTATATTTGGCATTATATCTGACATTATCGTTCACTCTCCAAGCGATCCCTGCATATT contains these protein-coding regions:
- a CDS encoding M42 family metallopeptidase, whose protein sequence is MSFTIDESYVLSFLKKLLDTPSPSGYTKDIIEMIRKEAESLHVAFELNNKGGAVLTLPGQDSSRTIGLSAHVDTLGAMVRSITSYGTLKLTSVGGFTMNSIENEYCSIHTRDGKTYTGTILSLHPSVHVYPDARTFERSESHMEVRIDEVVSSKEDVLALGISVGDFISFDARAVITPSGYIKSRHLDDKASVAALFGILESAHRENWKPLHNVSLLISNYEEVGHGASYIPAEISELIAVDMGAMGDDLSCKETDVSICAKDSSGPYDYDMTTRLIELAKQASLDYVVDIYPQYGSDGSAALRGGNNIRAALIGPGVHASHSMERTHKDAVLNTARLLAAYITTK
- a CDS encoding LapA family protein, which produces MKMQWALIAGLVFALLTGIFAVINVDSVQVNLLFNTVQIPLILLILGCTLIGGIIVGSYGIFRQYRLQRENKQLKLRVSELESSAASSSTSSLDSFKSMDTFGTIDSDNASAESDSIQSQRKGNPSGTL
- the pepF gene encoding oligoendopeptidase F is translated as MSQLLKRSEVPTEQTWKLEDLFADQKAWDQEYEEVSSLTKKASEFQGKLNKPETLKSCFELEDEISLKTERLFVYARMHQDEDTANPTYQNLSQKAQKLSVQVGEALSYVTPEILSLPDDQLDALISNEKLSAYKFTLEEMKREKAHVLSQAEEALLAQVGNLSQAPQTIFSMLNNADLKFPKIKDEHGNEVELTHGSYIQFLENPNREVRERAFKAVYETYGKQKNTIAAALNANVTKNMFYADVRKYPSVMEMSLYGDNIPKDVYTNLVDTIHESLPLLHRYMDLRKKLLGVDKLHMYDLFAPLVDEYKMDITYEEAKQTVKDGLKPLGKDYADALQAGYDDRWIDVYENENKRSGAYSWGAYGTHPYVLLNHKDNLNSMFTLAHEMGHALHSHYSDTTLPYRDAQYSIFLAEVASTTNEALLMDYLLNKSTDPKEKLYLLTYYADQFRTTVFRQTMFAEFEKIIHERAEQGEALTPQLLSEIYYDLNVKYHGDSMVVDKDIEMEWARIPHFYNSFYVYKYATGFSAATSFSKQILEEGQPAVDRYLGFLKSGGSDYSINILKKAGVDMSTPEPIREAMSVFKELIEQMEQLTK
- a CDS encoding cold shock domain-containing protein, whose product is MKGTVKWFNAEKGYGFISVEGGEDVFVHFSAIQGDGFKTLEEGQAVEFEITDGNRGPQAANVNKL
- a CDS encoding MFS transporter → MKSSHTARPDQNWLRALMFTIFGSTVLVVSYFQLYFSHLGFSRAEIGYLYGIGPLVSVFSNMFWSMASDRYKTVRKVMIILLAGQLITGVMLANATTFGQVFVLVTLFYFFYYPVYPLSDTMAITTASKYGRNFTSIRVFGSIGYAFFALSIGYFLGSFGPGWTMWVCIALAATTLLIGFRLKDQPSGNSTKMDLSGLWSILKRRDVLTFFGCVFLLALGHRMNEAFLTITLKDLGASEGLIGWSLLISSVSEIPVFLLLSRYGNRYKELPLLTIAALMYTIRLFLMSISDTPAAVVAIQTMHSVTFGIFYVTAVRYITRLVPDGYRATGMALFTIVWSSASGLLSGTLGGLLLEHTNRNTFYLTAMAFSLAALVGFCMKLWSSMTSRA
- a CDS encoding multi antimicrobial extrusion protein MatE, which codes for MTSSEPLSWRRLFAFFVPLGISASLVTISHVIINSTLARSAHPETVIASYAIAGSLLTLTERPSTLLRQTCSALVRDRLSFQALTFVTKIFLACVLLIGFLIVYSPIGTGVFKYLFGVSPDLLSKVIDVYEILMYVSIFSVIRNIYQGIIITNNRTKWLTIGMLFRLAGMYGLSLYFIYTDSIDSGRVGAIIFAAGMMIEALVSFLEGNSIKRKMPAKLEDHPVENKADVFRFYKPLLLSSFVALFIGPVINIVLGKTTGIALAISSFAVASSLMQLMLSFFTYIHQIVLNFYLVDAKLVKKFALVTGFVPFAMTVSIAYTPLGPWVLENVMSVQGNLLQQSLWTLRAFVLFPLISPFLDFSNGLILLRGQTKTMFRSQTANAICTVIVLLILVSIFPAWNGMIGAVAQSLGLLAELVIVWLVIRRTQKEPSMSVHSSGKSSSLKG
- a CDS encoding oligosaccharide flippase family protein, whose product is MNIPPGLKQTGIRIGAVSLVKVIGLTGRIILTRMAGPEGIGLFQIAYSYFGFILMLITGGIPTSLGMYTARQPANGWFWFKRLSIMLSLIGAILSLLTLAYSSTISTWLGNPVLEPFLRSLSLAILVVPLLSLLRGYMQGLEYYGAIAVSEVMEQAVRIGLMLGITWLWLSEGVMYAVGRSLIGTAMGGIVAFVMLLLFLRHTGQKNEIDCVPIERSDGSWFIKSSIVISLTRLLIPFSDMLDAVIIPSRLQTAGYTSTQATAMYGLLMGMAMLVVYMPTIVTAAISHTLTMKLALSWKELRYNYFAKKSRLTMEIVWIWGLTSSSFLWIFNRDLAQLMFHSTQVAELIRWLSIIPLLVGLREISTSILWAQDNKRVSLIGTAIGITAASLSHYFLIPLDEFHLKGAVAGVILMELIIMSGNLIGLKDTLKDIRIGTLAIHVLVVLIISALATRPAFPVNWGDYAILPNILLFFVLNGSYMMIHYRLKS